In Cervus elaphus chromosome 3, mCerEla1.1, whole genome shotgun sequence, the genomic stretch cataccaccctgaacgcgcccgatctcgtctgaagGGGTGGAGgtgctgggtttgagtcccatcaTACAGGTGGGAACATGCCCAGGTCCCAGGGGGCTTGGCAGGTCATCCCCTAGGTGTTTCTGGGCTCACTTTTTTACCCCTCTTGCTGGGCAGCCCACAGCAAAGATGTTTAAGGAGACCTCTCCATATTCTCCCAgccacccccttcttcttctgggtGAGGCCAGGGGGAGTGACTGGAGACAAATTCTGGGGATGCCCAACAAGGGTGGAGCTTCCCGCATCAGGCACATCTGGGGGGCAGTGGGTTTTACCGCTCATGTCACAGGTGCCCCTGCTGTCCCGGGTGCCGTGGGCACCACCGGTGTCACGGGCGCCTCTGGTGTCCCTGGGGACACTGGCGCCGTAGGTATCGCGGGCGCCACGGGCGTCTTCTATGTCGCAGGCCCCAGTGGTGTCCTGGGTGCTTAGGGCGCCGTGGGTGAGGCTGGTATCGCAGGCGTCTCTGGTGTCCCGCGTGAAGCTGGTATCACGGGTGTGGCTGCTGTCACGCCCGCCGCAGGCGTCACAGGTGAGCCTGGTCCCGCACGTGTCGTGGCGGTCACCGGCGCGATCGGTGGCTGGGGCGCTGCGGCCATCACGGGTGTTGCGAGtggagggggctgagctgggggtgaTGGTCCTCGCCTCCGGGCAGGGTGAGGGAGTGGCAGGCTCCCTGGTCTTCTCCCTTGACTCCTGGTTCTCCTGCTCCATGGTCTCCCAAAGCCAGTCGGGAATAAGCGTGGACACTTCAGGGCTGGCGGGAGGCGTATGTTCTTGGCTGCTGAGGTCGGAGGAAACAGCCGGCCTCACAAAGATGGTGCGGGCCCGCACCTTGGGTCCATTCGAGTCTCTGCCAGTGCTTGTATGCCTGCCCTGGATCTGGTCCCTCGACCAGCCCAGTGTCATCCCCATTGTCACCCCAGGGTAATCTCCATAGGCTGGCGGGAGTGGCCTTTCCAGGCCCACGTTCAGCCAAGGATGATGCTGAACATCATCTAAAGTCGCCCTGTTGGCCGGGTTGAGCATTAACATACGGCGTATCAAGTCTTTCATCTCACCTGATAGGCCTTCGGGCACACGGTAGTGCCCTGTGCAGATGCAGTCCCGCAGCTCCCGGAAATCTCGTCCCATGAAGGGGGCGGATCCCGTTACCAAGGTGTACAGCACCACGCCGAGGCTCCACACGTCCAGCTCTGGGCCTGTGTAGGGCAGCCCCAGGAAGAGTTCTGGGGCCATGTACTCAAGGGTGCCGCAGAAGGTGTTCAGTTTTTTTCCGGGGTGCCACTGGTCGCTCAGGCCAAAGTCTGAGAGTTTGATCTTGTTCGCCTCCAGGAGGATGTTGCCCGGCTTCACGTCCCGGTGCACCATGCCCCGCCGATGGCAGTGCTGCAGGGCTGAGACCAGCTGGCGGAACACGCCTCGGGCCTCCCCCTCGGTCAGGTAGCCTTGGGCGTCCAGGTAGGTGGCTAAGTCTCCCCCACTGAGGTACTCCATGATTAAAAAGAGAGTCTCCTCGGTGTCTATGATCTCGACGAGTTGGACAATGTTCCGGTGGTTGTTCATGCTTCTCAAGGCCCTGACCTCCTGAGAGAGTTGCCGGAGGTTGGTGTGATCTGTCTTTTCGATGATCTTGATGGCTACCAGTGCCTTGGTGAGACGATGCCGGGCCAATTTCACCTCGGCGGATTGGCCCTCGCCAAGGGTGTCAAGGATGTCATAATCCATGATACGAGCCATCTTGTTGGTCGAGATGGCTGTCAAGTCCTGCATCCCTAACTACACTAACTACCACTAAGCTATACTACTGACCTAACTGTACTAACTCTACCACTAAGCCCTCACTAAGAATCCTAACTGTTCTAACAATACTGCGTATGCTAACCGTGCTATACAGCTATTCTAATGCTAACAACTATGGTAACAGTGCAGATACTAACTATGCTAGGAACCTGTTAACTATACCCACCACACTAACTATGGAGAAGACTAACAGTGCTGACACTAACTATACTATCTACGCTAGCAAACTAGTAGCTATACCAACTCTGCTATAACTATATCAATGATGGTCTCTATGCTAACACTAGCAACACtaactaaaaacaaataataagataaaatgagaaaaagaagggggaaaatggggaaaaacaaaaaatggggaggagaaactaaaactgaaagaaaaaaatgataagacacaaaaaaatgagaaaaagagaaagaaaaaagagaaaaaggaaaaaaaaatcaacaaaatggcaAAAACACGGAAAAACGCTCGCTAACTATAGGTCCAGCCGTCAGGTCACCAAAATCAGCTTCCAGGGCTCTGCGGACAAGACCAGCTGAGGTCTTATAAAGGGTTCTGGTGAGTTGCATCACAATGATGCCCTGTGAGGTCAGAGCAAGAAATGGACCAATCGTGGCTGGGATAAACCCAgtggtttttctcccttttcagctTCAAGGCCCCTTTACACTTAGGTAAAAGGTCCcaaagagatttttctttaaatatattagagACTGGTATTCACtttgttagaaattaaaatctgtagGAGGCTTCAgcaactttttcatttctagtttagaAGTTTATAAATGATAGTGATGAAATAAATTCCTTATTGGagaagaaatactaaaaaaaaaatctacccaaGTAACTGTTTTAATAGCGTGACCCAAGCATGTGTTGATAACTCTGTTACAATAGTATGAAGATAAAGGTGTCTAATGAAGCATCAAGCTGTGTCCATGAGAAGTTAGTTTTTCTCAAATGGAATTAAGagagctggtgggctatagtccttggagtcacaaaagaattggatgtgacttagcgactaaacaacaatcaatAGTGTGCTCCCTTGGAGGGGTAGCAACATCGATCACTTTTAGAAGATTAAGCAAGTCTGGATGGTTGGTGATTCTGGTAGAAGCACATTTGAGCTGCTATCAAAATGAATCCTGAAGTTACCCAAATGAAACCGTattccagaattttttaaaagtaaaagtaaaatgtttGTGTATGTTTGGAAACATGGATACACACATAATGATTCAAGGCATTATTGTATTTTTTCCCATTAGACAAATTCCTATGCCTTGGAGGAAAAATCAAGATTATGTAAGTTCAAAAGGCCAAACATGCTTTGAGAATGGATTGAATTCTTTAACAGCATATGGTATAAAAACGACCCTTTTTGCTGTATGTGTGAAGTTGAGAGAGGGATTCCTTAGTAGCATGTCATCTAGTCAGA encodes the following:
- the LOC122679087 gene encoding serine/threonine-protein kinase MARK2-like, which produces MQDLTAISTNKMARIMDYDILDTLGEGQSAEVKLARHRLTKALVAIKIIEKTDHTNLRQLSQEVRALRSMNNHRNIVQLVEIIDTEETLFLIMEYLSGGDLATYLDAQGYLTEGEARGVFRQLVSALQHCHRRGMVHRDVKPGNILLEANKIKLSDFGLSDQWHPGKKLNTFCGTLEYMAPELFLGLPYTGPELDVWSLGVVLYTLVTGSAPFMGRDFRELRDCICTGHYRVPEGLSGEMKDLIRRMLMLNPANRATLDDVQHHPWLNVGLERPLPPAYGDYPGVTMGMTLGWSRDQIQGRHTSTGRDSNGPKVRARTIFVRPAVSSDLSSQEHTPPASPEVSTLIPDWLWETMEQENQESREKTREPATPSPCPEARTITPSSAPSTRNTRDGRSAPATDRAGDRHDTCGTRLTCDACGGRDSSHTRDTSFTRDTRDACDTSLTHGALSTQDTTGACDIEDARGARDTYGASVPRDTRGARDTGGAHGTRDSRGTCDMSGKTHCPPDVPDAGSSTLVGHPQNLSPVTPPGLTQKKKGVAGRIWRGLLKHLCCGLPSKRGKKVSPETPRG